The Podospora pseudocomata strain CBS 415.72m chromosome 3, whole genome shotgun sequence genome window below encodes:
- a CDS encoding hypothetical protein (COG:U; EggNog:ENOG503P40M) codes for MAHAMRAIGRLRAVRSSGALSISPLAIRAFSLAAHNRAFTSPASSTPLRPGTRLLQHKLTSQPQARSFSLINAFDTAIYNAQEYLLFLHTSLNIPWYLTIPLFAISLNMVLRLPTRLYVQSTFHRQAKLRHLSEIFAVQEVQRQTAQQKGKASKMDHLLQKLPVLHTKANNKFRKRWKLQPWRIIAAQLATFPVWLLGIEAIRWQSTATGGLLGSILNWFREKPVTAKAADPVELANSAIKPTLPPPPLDNSLTEAISSSTQDIATTTATTTTTTQPAMEGILWIPDFALSDPYHILPLTLSAVLVANAIPKDKTKLARMFGKAPVVNPDEKLTGKEEFRRRLMLTGARLNFWFSILVGPLTIGLPAAMHLYWITSSLGNWMAKRLFDLVWPVEKPKELMRMRLEPYFIYPMPVEKKKPVVEVVKTAETTTRPPVVTSKRAATAATVVKNDAEVPPQTKPAPAKPVSRFSAVRGVKKEKKGK; via the coding sequence ATGGCCCATGCCATGAGAGCAATCGGCCGTCTACGGGCCGTCCGGAGCTCAGGGGCTCTGTCCATTTCCCCATTAGCTATCCGCGCCTTTAGCTTAGCTGCTCATAACAGAGCCTTCACCTCACCTGCCTCATCTACACCTCTCAGACCAGGAACCAGACTATTACAGCACAAACTCACCAGTCAACCCCAAGCAAGGTCCTTCTCCCTCATTAACGCCTTCGACACAGCCATATACAACGCCCAAGAgtacctcctcttcctccacacctccctcaacatcccatggtacctcaccatccccctcttcgccatctccctcaacatggtcctccgcctccccacACGCCTCTACGTCCAGAGCACCTTCCACAGACAAGCCAAGCTGCGCCATCTCTCCGAGATCTTCGCCGTCCAAGAAGTCCAAAGGCAGACGGCTCAACAAAAAGGGAAAGCCAGCAAGATGgaccatctcctccagaaGCTCCCCGTGCTTCATACCAAAGCCAACAACAAATTCAGAAAGCGGTGGAAGCTCCAACCCTGGCGCATAATTGCAGCCCAGCTCGCAACTTTTCCCGTGTGGCTCTTGGGCATCGAGGCGATCAGATGGCAGAGCACCGCCACGGGGGGTCTGCTGGGGTCGATACTGAACTGGTTTCGTGAGAAACCGGTCACAGCAAAGGCTGCCGATCCTGTCGAGCTGGCTAATTCGGCTATCAAGCCCaccctaccaccaccacccttagATAACTCCCTCACCGAagccatctcatcatccacccaggatatcgccaccaccacagcaacaacaacaacaacaacccaaccagcAATGGAGGGCATCCTCTGGATCCCAGACTTTGCCCTCTCCGACCCctaccacatcctccccttgACCCTCTCGGCCGTCCTCGTCGCCAACGCGATCCCCAAGGACAAGACAAAACTCGCCAGGATGTTTGGTAAAGCCCCAGTCGTGAACCCGGACGAGAAGCTCACCGGGAAAGAGGAGTTCCGCCGGAGGCTGATGCTCACGGGAGCGAGGCTGAACTTTTGGTTCTCGATCCTTGTCGGGCCGTTAACGATTGGGTTGCCGGCCGCGATGCACCTTTACTGGATCACGTCCAGCTTGGGTAACTGGATGGCGAAGAGGCTGTTTGATTTGGTCTGGCCGGTGGAAAAGCCAAAGGagctgatgaggatgaggctggaGCCGTATTTCATTTATCCCAtgccggtggagaagaagaagccggtggtcgaggtggtgaagacggCCGAGACAACTACCAGGCCACCGGTGGTGACGTCGAAAAgagcggcgacggcggctaCGGTGGTCAAGAATGATGCGGAGGTGCCGCCGCAGACGAAACCGGCCCCGGCGAAGCCAGTGTCTCGGTTTTCTGCCGTTCGAGGGGtcaaaaaggagaagaaggggaaataA
- the TRM2 gene encoding tRNA(m5U54)methyltransferase (COG:H; EggNog:ENOG503NVPX), with translation MRFGAIRVFSKGPSLGTFCKTSASLRYSSQSYSTRFCFTTSTGVKMASTSAPAAAGGGEGVQQIDSYKLQHQQQKQQTGKRPFQNGQGGGGKGGRGGKFKKKGKKAKPPAEGGHDEVLRLDIEALMAKSRNEAAEGAEGEEAAAEEENLPEQGSEVLVEVVALSSTGDGLAKMKGSDRIYVVPFAVPGDMVTVKAYRHEETHTVADFISVVDPSPLRDDSRIQCKYFSKCSGCQFQMLDYAEQLRIKRETVVKAYKNFSQLTPELVPEILDTIGSPLQYNYRTKLTPHFDGPWNNPRRGPKKHLESCPPIGFTPKSARKVMDIEDCPIATPAVRKGLTAERERMKTEFSKYSNGATILLRENTIRVPAGGEAPSDIPSDAVVVGTPGYTDYKTHITDNNATSTEYVDDFIFTNPAGSFFQNNNSILSPFTQYIRDHILPPANKEGIKYLIDAYSGSGLFTITQSALFPGGSIGIDIAEGSIAYARKNAKLNNLDEGQCKFIAADAPELFKSVEGYNPDETVVVLDPPRKGCDASFLSQLLRFGPRRVVYVSCNVHTQARDVGVLVRGEVEGVVDDTEETDGTERKKTRYEIESLRGFDFFPQTAHVEGVAVLNRVEDR, from the coding sequence ATGCGATTCGGCGCCATCAGAGTTTTTTCGAAGGGACCTTCTCTCGGCACTTTTTGCAAAACTTCAGCCTCGCTGCGCTATAGCAGCCAATCATATTCAACCAGATTCTGCTTCACAACCTCGACCGGTGTGAAAATGGCTTCCACGTCGGCACCTGCCGcggctgggggtggtgaaggagtcCAGCAGATCGACAGCTACAAGCtccaacatcagcaacagAAGCAGCAGACAGGAAAGAGGCCATTTCAGAACGGccaaggcggcggtggaaagggtggacgtggtggcaagttcaagaagaagggaaagaaggcGAAGCCGCCTGCCGAGGGTGGACACGATGAGGTCCTCCGGCTTGATATCGAGGCTCTGATGGCCAAGAGCAGGAACGAGGCCGCCGAGGGTGCTGAGGGTGAAGAAgctgccgccgaggaggaaaattTGCCAGAGCAGGGGAGCGAGGTTCTTGTCGAAGTTGTGGCATTGTCTTCCACCGGTGACGGCCTGGCAAAGATGAAGGGCTCTGATCGCATCTATGTCGTCCCGTTCGCCGTTCCGGGAGATATGGTCACGGTCAAGGCCTACCGCCACGAAGAAACCCACACCGTCGCCGACTTCATTTCTGTGGTCgacccctctcccctccgcGACGACAGCCGTATCCAGTGCAAGTACTTCTCCAAGTGCTCCGGCTGCCAGTTCCAAATGCTCGACTACGCCGAACAGCTCCGGATCAAGAGGGAGACTGTCGTCAAGGCCTACAAGAACTTCTCCCAGCTCACCCCCGAGCTCGTCCCCGAGATTTTGGACACCATCGGCTCCCCTCTGCAGTACAACTACCGCACCAAGCTCACCCCTCACTTCGACGGGCCCTGGAACAACCCCCGCCGCGGCCCGAAGAAGCATCTCGAGTCTTGCCCACCGATAGGCTTCACCCCCAAGTCAGCCCGCAAGGTAATGGACATTGAAGACTGCCCCATCGCCACCCCCGCCGTGAGGAAGGGTCTCACGGCCGAGCGTGAGCGGATGAAGACCGAGTTCTCGAAATACTCCAACGGCGCCACGATTCTCCTGCGGGAAAACACGATCCGAGTTCCCGCCGGGGGTGAAGCGCCCTCTGACATTCCCTCCGATGCGGTCGTTGTCGGGACGCCGGGGTACACCGACTACAAGACTCACATCACGGACAACAACGCCACGAGCACCGAGTACGTTGACGatttcatcttcaccaacccggCCGGTTCGTTTTTTCAGAACAACAATTCCATCTTGTCGCCCTTTACGCAGTACATTAGGGATCACATTTTGCCTCCTGCCAATAAGGAGGGGATAAAGTACCTCATTGACGCCTACTCGGGCTCGGGGCTTTTCACCATCACGCAATCAGCTTTGTTTCCGGGGGGGAGCATCGGGATTGACATTGCCGAGGGCTCGATCGCTTATGCTAGGAAGAATGCAAAGCTGAACAATCTGGACGAGGGGCAGTGCAAATTCATTGCTGCCGACGCGCCGGAGCTGTTCAAGAGTGTGGAGGGGTATAACCCGGACGAGACGGTTGTGGTGCTGGATCcgccgaggaaggggtgTGACGCTAGCTTTTTGAGCCAGCTGCTGAGGTTTGGGCCGAGGAGGGTTGTTTATGTGAGCTGTAATGTGCACACGCAGGCGAGGGATgtgggggttttggttaggggggaggtggagggggttgttgatgatacGGAAGAGACGGATGGGACAGAGAGGAAAAAGACGAGGTATGAGATTGAGAGCTTGAGGGGGTTTGACTTTTTTCCGCAGACGGCTCACgttgagggggtggcggtgttgAACAGGGTTGAGGATAGGTAG
- the ALG11 gene encoding asparagine-linked glycosylation protein (CAZy:GT4; COG:M; EggNog:ENOG503NV7J; BUSCO:EOG09262UB3), with translation MPSSISSLAVVPTLCLIPILALAGPLLFRAVGALLGLYLRKKTDGRLSHILELTEQDEKKWREGRRSSGSSSNSGKDEEWEEVDTYTVGTSGNGGKGEADWDGVVGFFHPFCNAGGGGERVLWAAIRATQQRWPKAKCIVYTGDHDVNKDAILSRVENRFNIHLHPPTVNFLYLTTRHWVLASTWPRFTLAGQSFGSLIVAWDAFSLLVPDIFVDTMGYAFALGLSKFLFPEIPTAAYVHYPTISTDMLESLDPTSTVGSQGVHAGQGTGTRGKAKKLYWKLFAKVYSHVGASADVVMTNSTWTMGHIQKLWGPLRRSNRPIAVVYPPVAVSELEQEVEVSPESEKKREKVLLYIAQFRPEKNHQLILQAFAEFVKTSKSPAAKEAKLVLVGSVRDDHDSKRVYQLRLLVNELHIKARVEFHLDASWPEILEWLRRASVGVNGMWNEHFGIGVVEYQAAGLVSVVHDSGGPKMDIVVDVGGGFTGFHATTPSEFAEGFEKALSLENPLEVRLRARESAKRFTEEEFARRWVREMEPVIGLNKLKVTTEKRRV, from the exons ATGCCGTCAAGTATCTCTTCTCTCGCCGTCGTTCCCACGCTATGTCTCAttcccatcctcgccctcgcggGCCCGTTGCTGTTCCGCGCCGTGGGAGCTTTGCTGGGGTTGTACCTTCGCAAGAAGACGGATGGTCGGTTGTCGCATATCCTCGAGCTCACTGAGCAGGATGAAAAGAAGTGGCGGGAAGGCCGGAGGAGCAGCGGTAGCAGTAGCAACAGTGGGAAggatgaggagtgggaggaggtggacaCATACACTGTTGGGACGTCGGGGAATGGGGGCAAGGGTGAGGCGGACTGGGATGGTGTCGTGGGCTTCTTTCACCCTTTTTG TAatgctggaggtggtggagagagagtTCTGTGGGCGGCCATCCGTGCGACACAGCAGCGCTGGCCAAAAGCAAAGTGTATAGTTTACACTGGGGACCATGATGTGAACAAGGACGCCATCCTGTCTAGAGTCGAG AACCGCTTCAAcattcacctccaccctcccaccGTCAATTTTCtctacctcaccacccgccaTTGGGTCCTCGCCTCCACATGGCCGCGCTTCACTCTTGCCGGCCAGTCTTTTGGTTCCCTCATCGTGGCCTGGGATGCCTTCAGTCTTTTGGTTCCCGACATTTTTGTTGACACCATGGGCTACGCCTTTGCGCTTGGGCTCTCCAAGTTTTTGTTTCCCGAAATTCCCACGGCCGCATACGTGCATTATCCCACCATTTCTACCGACATGCTCGAATCTCTTgatcccacctccaccgttGGCTCTCAGGGGGTCCACGCCGGCCAGGGCACCGGCACTCGcggcaaggccaagaagctgtACTGGAAGCTATTCGCCAAGGTCTATTCCCATGTTGGGGCTTCCGCAGACGTGGTCATGACCAACTCTACCTGGACTATGGGTCACATTCAGAAACTATGGGGTCCCTTGAGAAGATCTAACAGGCCAATTGCTGTGGTGTATCCTCCGGTGGCCGTCAGTGAACTCGAGCAAGAAGTCGAAGTCTCCCCTGAAAGCGAaaagaagagggaaaaggtgCTGCTATACATTGCGCAGTTCCGACCAGAAAAGAACCACCAGCTTATCCTCCAGGCCTTTGCCGAGTTTGTCAAGACGAGCAAGAGCCCGGCGGCCAAGGAGGCgaagctggtgttggtgggcaGTGTAAGGGATGATCACGACTCCAAGAGGGTGTATCAGCTCCGGTTGCTGGTGAACGAGCTGCACATCAAGGCCAGGGTGGAGTTTCATCTGGATGCGAGCTGGCCTGAGATCTTGGAGtggctgaggagggcgagcGTGGGCGTGAACGGGATGTGGAATGAGCACTTTGGCatcggggtggtggagtaccaggctgctgggttggtgAGCGTGGTGCATGATAGCGGGGGGCCGAAGATGGATATTGTTGTGGACGTCGGGGGGGGGTTTACTG GCTTCCATGCTACGACTCCGAGCGAGTTTGCTGAGGGGTTTGAAAAGGCGTTGAGCTTGGAGAACCCGTTGGAGGTGAGGCTGCGGGCGAGGGAGAGTGCAAAGAGGTTtaccgaggaggagtttgcgaggaggtgggtgagggagatggaacCTGTCATCGGCCTGAACAAGTTGAAGGTCACGAcggagaagagaagggtGTAG
- a CDS encoding hypothetical protein (EggNog:ENOG503PH1V), with protein sequence MSPKGTSKTLPIHIPIPCLSLTPSNLSPTTSLSRCITPSKMKLLPLVLLPLPAATALFNPGGHFYPLLHRASCHGNNCNRAVTGTGAHLPPLTQRSADCRSFLLTTVTPAATTITKIVEPTPGARLLRRDELEEIEKRNEVMARQATITPTRVPSWVGGNCGSGPDEFRTGCLCFGVTGGVSTAPRRTVTVTETLDWCEE encoded by the exons ATGTCACCAAAAGGCACAAGCAAAACCCTCCCCATTCATATACCCATCCCCTGCCTCTCCTTAaccccatccaacctctctcccaccacctctttgTCTAGGTGTATAACCCCATCCAAAATGAAACTCCTCCCTCTAGTACTCCTCCCATTACCAGCAGCGACagccctcttcaaccccggGGGGCACTtctaccccctcctccaccgcgcCTCCTGCCACGGCAACAACTGCAACCGCGCAGTAACAGGCACAGGagcccacctccctcccctaaCCCAACGCTCAGCCGATTGTcggtcttttcttctcacaACCGTCACCCCAGCAGCGAC GACAATAACAAAAATAGTCGAGCCAACACCCGGCGCTAGACTCCTGAGACGAGATGAACTGGAGGAAATTGAAAAAAGGAATGAGGTGATGGCGAGACAGGCAACGATAACCCCGACCAGGGTTCCATCCTGGGTTGGTGGGAACTGCGGGAGCGGGCCCGACGAGTTCAGGACGGGGTGCTTGTGCTTTGGGGTTACGGGTGGTGTTAGTACTGCGCCTAGGAGGACTGTGACTGTTACCGAGACGTTGGATTGGTGCGAGGAGTAG
- a CDS encoding hypothetical protein (COG:U; EggNog:ENOG503NUEQ): MAGATAAKVRVLPYKDFLQPALQRRFATSGLVILVVAYLEALLLASWDSFLWAWFPLGPAGIRTFFFFLCGVLIITLRIAQHHPGVRTTSSPFATFLDSLRSFNTLETILTYAFSAWAFSQVYLWCLSEDAGLEYISYYHADRARLNEKAVFLTTHCVLVGVWHGLRHLFSDVDRLHYGIAKPPPRDADKKADKKVNADDGDFNTQLQKLAQKLPEIVVFTLTQALTSTTVTMITYSVFLRGFVWRFTMSLFRPVYNLPKTNMTPMTLPFSLTIILRCLWTSVLLTFVWTLGNEAFSLFMVKNPLKNNKPLTSESRDPNGSLLNGLKAKKLSIQCFAMWELAYIARDFPDRRKAIYEDIDRKNGPMWSQIYKICIDVLKQIETRIDNYEKYGKPTVPNPALDLDRNRAPEKKRLTETVPRDEEVFQSSPQRRGYREAIERTVGKIATDPGQPSQLSPRARKIAEFAKGELIKAQKQATGTDDTEGLAKDFATKFVESPFGWPFRQTYRRGVAKVLLGEPFGEVSLYANAAFALSGLAVRSLQEDKYGYVQRDVAGLVRTLTGLVRKVEGFREGVVVSWTDVEGRRESREVEEILEGLKWSLRGVVDGFGDYARDVGLSLGDLRLAREAAGVKKAVREEEEKEVKGRRLRLAGGETAAAGVKITEEEVMGRRLR; this comes from the exons ATGGCGGGTGCCACGGCTGCGAAAGTGAGGGTGCTGCCGTACAAGGATTTCCTCCAACCCGCGCTGCAGCGGAGGTTTGCGACGAGCGGGTTGGTGATCTTGGTGGTTGCCTACTTGGAGGCCCTGCTTCTGGCCAGTTGGGATTCAT TCCTCTGGGCGTGGTTCCCCCTTGGCCCAGCCGGCATTCGaacattcttcttctttctctgcGGcgttctcatcatcacccttcGGATcgcccaacaccaccccggTGTCCGCACCACGAGCTCTCCCTTTGCCACCttcctcgacagcctccGGTCCTTCAACACGCTCGAGACGATTCTCACGTATGCGTTTTCAGCGTGGGCCTTTAGTCAAGTCTACCTGTGGTGTCTGTCTGAGGACGCAGGGCTGGAGTACATCTCCTACTACCACGCCGATCGCGCGAGATTGAACGAGAAGGCCGTTTTCTTGACCACACACTGCGTGTTGGTGGGAGTATGGCACGGTCTCAGACATCTGTTTAGCGACGTCGACCGGTTGCACTACGGCATCGCGAAGCCTCCACCCCGGGACGcggacaagaaggcggaCAAGAAGGTCAATGCCGACGATGGAGACTTTAACACGCAGCTCCAGAAGCTGGCGCAAAAGTTGCCCGAGATTGTCGTCTTCACCTTGACGCAGGCCTTGACGTCCACCACGGTCACCATGATCACGTACTCGGTTTTCTTGCGGGGGTTTGTCTGGAGGTTTACCATGTCGCTCTTCCGGCCCGTCTACAACctccccaagaccaacaTGACGCCCATGACGCTTCCGTTTTCGTTGACCATCATCCTGCGGTGCTTGTGGACCAGCGTGCTACTCACGTTTGTGTGGACGCTCGGCAATGAAGCCTTTTCGCTGTTCATGGTCAAGAACCCGCTTAAGAACAACAAGCCGCTCACCTCGGAGTCGAGGGACCCTAACGGCAGTCTTCTGAACGGAttgaaggccaagaagctgtcCATTCAG TGCTTTGCCATGTGGGAACTAGCCTACATCGCCCGCGACTTCCCCGACCGCCGCAAGGCCATCTACGAGGACATTGACCGCAAGAACGGCCCCATGTGGTCCCAGATCTACAAGATCTGCATCGACGTCCTCAAGCAGATTGAAACAAGAATCGACAACTACGAAAAGTACGGCAAACCCACCGTCCCGAATCCGGCGTTGGATCTCGACCGAAACAGGGCCCCTGAAAAGAAACGTCTCACTGAAACGGTCCCCAGAGACGAGGAGGTCTTCCAGTCTTCTCCCCAGAGAAGGGGCTACCGGGAGGCGATCGAGCGGACGGTGGGGAAAATTGCTACCGATCCGGGGCAGCCGTCGCAGCTCAGTCCGCGGGCGAGGAAAATCGCCGAGTTTGCCAAGGGGGAGCTGATCAAGGCCCAGAAGCAGGCCACGGGGACGGACGACACGGAGGGTTTGGCCAAGGACTTTGCGACCAAGTTTGTAGAGAGCCCGTTTGGTTGGCCGTTTAGACAGACGTACCGCAGAGGGGTGGCAaaggtgctgctgggggagccgtttggggaggtgagcCTGTATGCGAACGCTGCATTTGCGCTTAGTGGGCTGGCGGTGAGGAGTTTGCAGGAGGACAAGTATGGGTATGTGCAGAGGGAtgtggcggggttggtgaggaccttgacggggttggtgaggaaggtggagggtttcagggagggggtggtggttagcTGGACGGATGTGGAGGGGCGGAGGGAgtcgagggaggtggaggagatattggaggggttgaagtggagtttgaggggggtggtggatgggtttggggattATGCTAGGGATGTtgggttgagtttgggggatttgaggttggcgagggaggcggccggggtgaagaaggctgtcagggaggaggaggagaaggaggtgaaagggaggcggttgaggttggctgggggggagacggcggcggcgggggtgaagattacggaggaggaggtgatggggaggcggttgaggtag
- the PEP12 gene encoding SNAP receptor (COG:U; EggNog:ENOG503NZAW) — protein sequence MSFDRLSAAEQGRSGRNYNNNQTPARSSIAGGSYTDDPDFTRLYQSLTTNLFKLNGNNQRLSGEISHLGTRRDTPRVRERVHELIEESRDLFKSVGEGVKKIQTWDEDVTPTQKYHQQKLSRDFTTSLTEFQSLQRTALEKQKASVSVLQSALPATSPSHQPQVLSSSPGSQQQLLLQEQELARLAPQDEVDFQEALILEREEEIRNIEQGVGDLNVLFQQVAQIVNEQGETLDTIVNNVENVRDDTRGADRELRSAARYQKNARSKACCLLLILVVILTVVLLAVFLG from the coding sequence ATGTCCTTCGACCGcctctccgccgccgagCAAGGCCGCTCCGGCCgcaactacaacaacaaccaaacccccGCTCGCTCCTCCATCGCCGGGGGGTCCTACACCGACGACCCCGACTTCACCCGGCTCTAccaatccctcaccaccaacctcttcaaGCTCAACGGCAACAACCAGCGCCTGTCGGGGGAGATCTCCCACCTCGGCACCCGCCGCGACACCCCCCGAGTCCGCGAGCGAGTCCACGAACTAATCGAAGAATCCCGCGATCTCTTCAAATCAGTCGGCGAAGGCGTCAAGAAAATCCAGACGTGGGATGAAGACGTCACACCAACCCAAAAATACCACCAGCAGAAACTCTCCCGTGACTTCACCACCTCTTTAACAGAATTCCAATCCCTCCAGCGGACCGCGTtggaaaaacaaaaagcttCTGTTTCCGTGCTTCAGTCCGCCCTCCCGGCCACGTCACcttcccaccaaccccaggttttgtcctcctcccccggatcacaacagcaactccttcttcaagaacaagaactcGCCCGCCTGGCACCACAAGACGAGGTTGACTTTCAGGAGGCGCTCATTCTGGAacgggaggaggaaatcaGGAATATTGAGCAGGGTGTGGGGGATTTGAATGTGCTTTTTCAGCAGGTGGCGCAGATTGTGAATGAGCAGGGCGAGACGTTGGACACGATTGTGAATAATGTCGAGAATGTGAGGGATGACACGAGGGGGGCGGACAGGGAGCTGAGGAGCGCGGCGAGATATCAGAAGAATGCAAGGAGCAAGGCttgttgcttgttgctgattttggtggtgatcctGACGGTGGTTTTGTTGGCTGTGTTTTTGGGTTAG